In the Natronoglycomyces albus genome, ACCCCCAGCATCGCCACCAGCCGCGCATCCAGGCCGCCGGAGGAAATCTGCGCCAAGACCACGGCGGTCAGCAGCGGCAGCAGCATCGCGAACATCCACGGCCCAATGGTCGTGTCACTCAGGACCGCGCCCGGGGCGACGAATAGCGGCCAAGTGGTGGCCATGAGGCCAAACAGTGCCGCGAACGTCAGCGCGAGACCACCGCGCCAGTCGATGGGAAGCCGAGGCGGGTTCAGCGACTGCGTCGTCAACGGTGTCACCTCAGTGCCTCGCGCACCTCTTCGACGGTCAACCAGCCGGGCAGAATCTTCGCCACCTGCGGGGCGAACATCGGCGAGGCCGCCACCACCTCCCGCGCGGGCCCGTCGGCGACAATCTCACCGTCGGACATGATGGCGACCCGGCTGGCGAACTCGGCCACGAATTCGACGTCGTGGGTGGTGACGATGAGCAGATGCCCGGCGTCGGCGAGGTCGTGTAGACGGCGGGCCAGCGCGGCCTTGGCCGGGTAGTCCAGGCCCCGGGTGGGTTCGTCGAGCAACAGCAGCGGCGGGGCGGCGGTCAAGGTGACGGCAAGAGCCAGGGCGAGGCGCTGCCCTTCGGACAGGTCGCGCGGATGCACCGAGACATCGACCTCCTCGATGAGGTCCTCCAGGATTTTGCGGCAGGTGCCGGCGGGTACGTCGGCGGCGCGGTCGGTGTTGACACATTCGCGTTCGACGGTCTCGGCATAGAGCAGGTCGCCCGGCTCGGAGGGCACCAGGCCCGCGAGGGTGCGCCGCTGAGGTGGTTTCAAAGTGGCGGGGTCGGCCCCGGCCACATCGAGGCTGCCCGCCGAACGCGCCCCGGTCCCCTGCAGTGCCCACAACAGCGAAGACTTGCCGCATCCGTTGCGTCCCATGATGGCGACTCTCTCTCCGCGCCGAGCCGAAAAGCTCAGGTTGTTGACCGCCCGCACGCCCGGGTAGTCCACGGTGATGCCCGCCGCGTCGAGGGCAGTGTCACCGTGGATGACGTCGTCACCCGGCGGTGTTGCGTGGTCTAGCTGCGCGCGCACATCTGCGGCGACCCGCCTAGCCGAGCGGATACTGATCGGCAACGGCTGCCAGCCCTGTTCGCGACCCAGCCGCACCACCGGAGGCGCCACGGGGGAGGTGGCGAGGATGTCGGCGACGGGCCCGTGTGTGACCGTGCGGTTTTGCAGCAACAGCGCCGAGTCGGCGTATTGGACGACGCGCTCCAGCCGATGTTCGGCCAACAGCACGGTGATACCCAGGTCGTGCACGAGGCGGTGCAGCGCCGAGAGCACTTCCTCGGCCGCCCCCGGGTCCAGCGCGGAGGTCGGTTCGTCCAACACCAGGATGCGCGGCCCGGCGGTCAGCGCCGCCCCGATGGCAACCCGTTGACGCTGCCCGGCCGACAGCGTGGCCAGCGCGCGGGTGCGCAGTTCGGACAGGCTCAACAGGTCAACGATCTCGGTCACCCGTTTACGCATCGTCGTGTCGCTGAGTGCGAGCTGTTCCATCGTGTAGGCCAGTTCGAGCTCGACCTCGTCAGTGACGAAACTGCTCAACGGGTCCTGCGGCACGTAGCCCACCAGGTCGGCCAGCTCGGAGGGGCGTGCTCGCGAAATGTCGCGGCCGCCCACGGTGACCGACCCGGAGGCGATACCTCCGGTGAAGTGCGGCACGAGGCCGTTCACGCAGCCCAACAGCGTTGATTTGCCGCTGCCGGTGGGCCCCACGATCAGACACAGCTCGCCCTCTTCGATCGTGAAACTCGCGGCGCTGAACACCGGCGGGGCGAGTTCGTGGTAACGGAAGGCGACATCGGCGAAGGTGATCATGCGGCACTCTCTTCGAAGTTCGACTGCTTAGGTTGCGCGGCAACCACGACCGGCCAAGCCGCGGCCAGGACACCGAGCGCGGCCAGTAGCGGCAGGCTCGGCATTGTGAGCGGGTCGGTGACCGGCCAGACGCCGACCGGGTTCAGCTGCGCGGTCACGATCACGGCCGCCAGCGCGCACGCTCCCGCGACGACGACAGACCATTCGCGCGCCCCAAACGGGTCGGGTCGGTAACGAGTGTGCGGAACCCTCCGGGAGGCAAAGATCAGCCCGCCCACGGCCAGGCCAACCCCCACCACAAGGAGCGTCCACGCCACCGGCGCCGCAGTGGCGGCACTGAGCAGACCGTACGCGCCAATGCACAGCCCAATCAGCCCCGCCAACAGCAAGGTTGAAGTCAAGGCGCGAGACTTCGGCGGGATGTCGGCCGACCGGCCGTACCCGCGTGCCGACATCGCCGCCGCCAGCGCCAGTGCCCGATCTAGCGCCTCATGCAACACCGGGGACACCACGGTGCGCATGAAATGCGCCGGGTTGCGTTTCGTATCGCCGCGCAGCGCGCGGGCCCGGTTGACGCGCACCGTGGAGGCGACCAGTTGCGGGGCCACCGAGAGGGCCACGACGATGGCCACGGAGATTTCGTAGAGCGCGGCGGGCATGGAGCGCAGCATGCGTTTGGGGCTGGCCAGAGAATTGGCCGCGCCGATGCAGACGAGCAGGGTGGCCAGCCGTAGGCCGTCATAGGCGGCGGCGGTGGCCCCTTCGGCGGTGACGGCCCCGCCCAGCCGGAACCCTTGGGCCCATTCGCCAAGCGCGATCGACGGTAGTTCGAAAAGGACAGTGGTGCCGTCGGAGCCGCCGAAGATCAGATAGAACAGCATGCGGATGCTGATGGCGACCAGCCCGATGAACAGGAAAATACGCCAGGCCCCCGACCACGGCTCGTCGCCTCGACACAAGAAAACGACATACCCGGACACGGCGATGATGAGCAGCAGTATCCACGGGTTGACCGTCTGGGAAGCGGTGGTGGCCAACAGCAGCGCCCACGCCCACCAGGCGACCGGATGGAGCCGGATACCAGGGCGCTGGGTGGCTCCCACAGAGGCAGACACCGGGCGGCTCACGACCGTTTCTTAACCGAGCGGGGCCCCGTGCGGCGGCGCATTTGCCAGTACCCCAAAGCGACGATGGCCCCGATGAGAACCAACGCGACCAGCCACGACAGATCCCAAGTGGTGGAGGTGTCCGCAGCCGAGTCGGGCTCGTCGGACTCGTCGGACTCAGCCGGGGCAGCCAAAGCGCGGGCCTTGTCGGGGCTGATGTCGGGTTCGTTCCCGCCGTCGCCGAACACCCACCCTTCGACGCCGGCCGAGGCAGGCACACGCATGGACGCGCCAAAGGAAGAAAACTCCCACTCGTCGCCGTCGGCATGCCAATACGACCAATAGGCGTCGGTGGACGGCGAGGTCGCACAGGTTCCCGCCTCGCCGGGCTGTCCGTTGATTTGACAGATCATGCCCGGCTGACCGGTCACAAACTCGACGGTGAAACCCGCCTGGCGCAACGCGTCGAGACCGGAACTGACCTCACCGGTGGCGCATCCGGCCTCAGGGTTGCCGTCGAAATCAACCACCACGGTCACCCCGTCGCACACTTCCTGCGCCGAGGCGGGCGACGGCCCGGCCGTGACGCCGGTAAGCAACAGCGTTGAGCACAGCAGCGCCGCAAAAGCGGTACGAAGAAAAGTGGTGGCCACAATAGACGCCTTCACAGTCTCGGTGGGCGGTACTGAGGTAGACGCAAGACGATGTCTCACCGCAGCAATGAGGTTGGCTCAAGGCATACCGACCCGTATACCGGAAGCCGAAGGCTGAGGCCTCCGTGAAAACACAGCGACCTCAGCCCAGGGATGAAACTACTTGTCGCCTTCGCTCGAAGCGGCGGCGTTCTTGCGGGACTTCAGAATCACGCCAATGGCGATCAGAACCAGCACAGCGCCGGCGGCGAAGATCGCCCACAGCAGCCAGTTATTGCCGTTCTCGTCGTCGGATTCCACCGCGGAGTCCACGTTGGCGTCGTTGCCACAAGAGAAGTTCGGAGCGGTCGCCTCGGCCCCAGCGGCGTCAACGTTCACCAGAGTGGAGCCACCCAGCAGCAGCAACGAGTCGGCGGTGGCCTTGTCACGGGCGCCTTCCATCCACGCCTCGGACTCGTCGGCCTGGAAGCGAATCGCACCCACATTGGCCTCATCAGAGCAGTCAACCTGCAACGATTGCAGGTAGTCGCCAGCGCTGGCGACACCGTCGGTCAGGGCTTCGACGTCATCGGCGCCGGGCACCGTGACGATGGCGAGCAAGGCTTGACCGGCCATCGCCGTGGAGTTGGCGTTGGCGCCGAAACCACCGTCGACTCCGCCGTCGTCGCCTTGCAGACCGAGCAGCCACGCACCCGATGCGTTGAGCGCATCGAGGGCGTCGTCGTGGTCGCCGTCGGTCGTGGCTAGCGCGGCGGCGGCGATTCCGGTCGTGTCGGGGTCACCGAAACAGCCGTCGTCGGTGATGCCTTCGAACGCGAACGAGCCGTCGTCGCACTGTTGAGCCACGAGGGCGTCAACGGCGGCGTCGATGTCGGCGGCCACGTCGGCCCCGGCGATAGTGGAGGCGTGGTGTAGACCCAGCAGCGCCCATGCGTTGCTCAAGGTCGCGCCGTCTCCGAAGGAACCGTCGTCATCTTGTGCCTCGGACAGGTCGCCGACGAGGTCGTATCCACCGAAGTCGGTGATGTCGCCACCGGCGGCGGCTACTGCTAGCAGTGTCTTACCGGCGGCTCCGGCTTGCAGGTCGCCCTCTTCGCCTTCGAGGTACGCGCCGAGTACGTCGGCTGAGTCGAGCCAGCCGAGCGTGGCTTCGGTCTGCTCGGAGCCGTAACCGGCGGCCATGAGCCCGATGACGGCGTCTAGAGAAGCGCTTTGGCTGGCGGCGCCGTCGACCTCCCAAGCTTGGCCGTCCTCTGCGCTAGCTTGGCTCAGCAGCCATTGCCCGGCAGCTGCGGCGGGGTTGGACAGGGCGTCCTCGCCGTCGGTTTGCGCCGCAGCGGGCGCGGCGAACGCCGAGATCATGGAGAACGAGAGCACCCCGGTGGCGGCTATGGCGGCGGAGCGTTTGGCTGACGCACCGACCTTCTTCGAACAGATCTGCATGCCTGACCTTTCATGTAGCGAAGTCTGGGCAGGCGGGAAGGTGAAGCCGCGGCGCGGCTGTCTTCCGACCTGTAGACCACGACAGGCGGTAGGGACTGGTTGAGAGCAAGGCGGGTTTTCGGGCTCACGCGGGGTGATCCGGGCGATGGTCTCACCTGGGAGGCCATGTGGGCGAGAGTCTGCGCGTACGCGCGGCGACTCCAGGTGAGACACATGTGGCTCGGCCGCGACTACCGTTGCGGGTCAGCGCCGGCCTTTGACCGGACTTCCCCCGCGACTTGCCGTCATTTAAGTTTTCCTCTTCGCAGCGTAACCGGTGTAATGCGACTGGGGATGGCAGGGACGCTCCGCAGTGAGGTCGCCCGGTGGCACAACTGGGTTCAGATTGCTGCTTTTCATAATTTTTCGGGGCGTAACCGGCGGGGTATTTGTCGTAAACAGGCAGAAAGTGGAACTTATTCGTCACTGTCTGCCTTTCGGGTTATTGACCTGTGTGACCGGTCCCGATAGCGTCCAATGCATGGATCACCCCACCACGAGTGACAATGACACTGCGCTGCACATCGCAATGGAAGTCTTTCAGCGCCAAGGCTTCGAAGCCACATCAATGTCCGACCTGGTCGCCGCGACCGGCATGAACCGGGCCAGCCTCTATTCCACCTTCGGCAGCAAACACCAGCTGTATTTGGCCGCGCTCACGTACTGGCGCAACCGAAGCGAAGCGCAAGCCCACGCCGTCATGGGTGCCGACGACGCCTTTTTCGACATGTTGGCCAACGTCCTCAAGGTCGTGGCCCGGCAAGCGCGCGAAGGAAACCTTATGGTCAGCGCCGCCGTTGAACTGGCCGCCGGAGACCCGTTGACTTCCCGCCGAGTCCGTGAAACCTGGACTAAATCCGAAGCCGACCTCAAACGAGTACTCCATCAGGCCAAAGCCACCGGGCAGCTATCGGCCTCGGTTGACGTCGAACAACTGGCCCGCACCATCCTGGTGTTCCTACAAGGTATGTACGTCGTCGGTCGGGTCGAAGAAGAGGAAGGCTGGGTAGCCAGCGCCGCGCAGGGAATACAGGCGCTTTTGAAAGGAGCCTGAGGCGGCAGGGTAACCGGCTCACTTTGTCAAAATGCCCAACCGCTCGACCATGAGTTCGTCGAATAGCTCATCGCCCAACGTCCACGGGTCGTAACCGGCGTCCTGACACGCCAAGTCCGCATCCGACAATGCCCACTCCTGGCCCGCGAACTGCTGCAACTGCTCAAAGTGTTCGGTGGACAACAAGCCCTCAGCGGTAAAGCCATCCCACTGACCCAGCTCCTGCTCGACAATGCGCTCTCCGGCCTCGCGGTAAGCCTGGTAGATCTCATCGGCCTGCACTTGGAAGCTGTAGCGCACCAGATGCGGATCATGGGCTACCTCATGCCCCAGCTCCTCGCTGAGACACTCGTTCCATCCCGCAACGTGCTGCCGATAATCCGCGTTGGCGTCGATCTCTTCGCGCACCTGTTGCGCGGCTTCCTCCCATTCTTCGTGGGAATACTCCAGCATCGTCAACGCGGACAAGCCGAAGGTGGCAAAGGCCTGTTCGTCACATGCGGCCGCGAGCGAGAAGTAGCCCAGCTGGTCGGCATCGCTCATCGCGTGAAACTGGGCGTCGGCGGCTTCAGCCGCGGCTTGCGCGCGCATCTGAATCGCGGTCTTTTCCACAATGACGGTCGCGACGCCGTAGGCGTACTTCTCTTGGAACTCGCGCGAGTCCTCGGCCAGTTCGGCTTCCAAGTCGAACCGGCCCGACAGGGGAAGATAGTCGAAGCCTTCCGCGCCGATACAGTCAGCGAGGAAAGCCTCATATTCGGAGGCGGGCTGCGTCTGCCTTCGCTCCAGCTCAGTGCTTTGGATGTCACTATGCTGCGTGGCCTCCTCACTCGGGCCAGCATCGGCGGCCTCCAGCAGGTCGCAACCGGTGAGCGAAGACGCGAGGAGCCCGGCCACCACTATGGCGGCCGGGCCTCGGAAAGTCATGAACGAGCGCACTCCCTCAAATCTATCGGCTCATCATGAAACGCCCTCAGGTGCCTGTGGGGGCTGGTGCCCGCGTCAGCTTGCAACCAGGCACCGAACCGGGCGGGCTACACGGCGAAGATCTCCCCATCACGGACCTCGACATCCACCGGCGTCAACCCCTCGGTGGCTGGACCGTTGAGCAACTCACCATTGACAGAGAACTGAGAACCGTGCGCCGGGCAGGTCATGACGCCGTCGCCATCGGGCGCGTTCACAGCGGTGCCCTGGTGCGGGCAGGTGGTGCTGAAGCCCTCGAACTGGCCCGGTTCGGGCTGGACCAAGGCGATACTGCCGATGATGATGCCACCACCGACGGGGACCTCATCGGTCGAAGCCAACGGGGTGTCAGGGTCGGCATCGTCGGCGGTATTCGCGCCATTGCCGGAGTTCTCGGAGGGTCCGGAGCCGCACGCGGCGAGCACGCCGACCGCACCGAGGCCAAGCGCGCCACACATGAGGCCACGTCGGCTGGCAAGGAGCGAACGGGCCACCCTGGCCCCCGGCGCGGCGGCCTCGCTAGAGAGAGCAGACGTCTCGGTGGTGTCGGCTGTGTTTGCTGAATCCGTAGTCATAGCCTCGTTTATATCCGACCATGTCGATGGAACCAAGCGCGTTGGCGCAGCTCACGAGCCACCAAAAGGGCGCGAATAGAGAATGTCGAGGTGAGGGACTCAGAGCCGGCAAGACGGAACATTCCGTGGCAATCCCGACCCATCCGTGGCGATGTCAGCATCGAATACAAGGCGGGAGCGGCAGGTGGAGTGTCCCCCGGCTTGCCGCTCCCGCTTGAAGTCTTCCTCTTACTTCAATCCCATGCCCCGGGCGATGAGCATCCGCTGCACCTCGTTGGTGCCTTCGCCGATCTCCAAGATCTTGGAGTCGCGCCAGTGGCGGGCCACCAGCGTCTCGTTCATGAAGCCGTAGCCGCCAAAGATCTGGGTGGCCGCGCGGGCGTTCTCGACCGCCGCGTCCGAGGCATGCAGCTTGCACATGGCCGCCTCGTCCTTATACGGCTTGCCCGCGATCGCCCGCTCGGCCGCGTCGCGCCAAGCCAGGCGGGCGGTGTAGGCCCGCAGTTTCATATCGGCCAGCTGGAACTGGATCGCCTGGTTTTCGCCGATGTAACGCCCAAACGCCTTCCGCGTCTTGGCGTAGGCCAGGGCCTCATCGACGCAGCCTTGCGCCATTCCCGCCGACAGCGCGGCCAGCATGATGCGCCCGTTGTCCAGCAGCTGCAGGAACTGGGCGAAACCCTTACCGCGCGGGCCCAGCAGGTTCTCTTCGGGAACCCGGCAGTTGTCGAAGAACAGCGGGCGGGTGTCCGAGGAGTTCCAGCCCACCTTCGAATACGGCTTCCCGACCGTCAACCCGGGCGTGCCCTTGGGGACAACGATCGCCGAGATTTCCGGGCGGCCGTCCGGGCGCTCCCCGGTCACGGCCGTGACGATGATCAGCTCGGTCAGGTCGGTGCCCGAGTTGGTGATGAAGCACTTGGCGCCGTCGATGACCCACTCGCCGTTCTCCACCCGGGCGCGTGTCTTCGTCGCGCCCGCGTCCGAGCCGCCTTCGGGCTCGGTCAGGCCAAACGCGACGAGCCCCGGCTGGGTGGCGATGCGAGGCAGCCACTTTTTGCGCTGGTCGTCGGTGCCGAAGTGGTAGATGCCTTCGGCTCCGAGCGTGACCCCGGCTTCGACCGTGACCGCTAGCGACGAGTCCACCTTCGCGATCTCCTCGATCGCCAGGCCCAACAGCATCATGTCGCCGCCGGCCCCGCCGTACTCCTCGGGCAACGTCACGCCGAAGACGCCCAGTTCTCCCAGCTTGCGGACCAAGTCAGTGGGGAAGGTGTGGTTCTCGTAGTTTTGTTCTGAGACGGGCCGGACCTCTTTGTTCACGAAGTCGCGCACGGCGGCGGCGAAGTCGCGCTGGTCGGGCGTAAGCCGGAAATCCATGGTGTGCTCCTTTGCATGGGCTGTCCGAAGGGTTGCTTCTGGCAGGCCTGGAGGCTCATGCAGGTGAACACCTGCGGGGCCTCGTCGTTTACCGGTCAGGGTTGTCTAGACCGGGGTGATCGGGTGGCGGCGGTCGCCGAAGGTGCGGTCCTTCTTCGCCGCGTGCGCGTAGCGGGCGATGAGGTCGCCTCGCAGGTGTTCGGGCTCGACAATGTCGTCGATGATCAGCTCGGAGGCCAGTCGCAGCAAGTCGATGTCGGTCTCGTACTCGTCCCGCTTGGCCTGCACGAACCGCTCCCGTTCCTCGGGGTCGGCGATGTCGGCGATCTTCTTGAAGTACACGGCGTTGACGGCGGCCTCGGCACCCATGACGGCGATTTTCGCCGTCGGCAGCGCTAGCGTGGCGTCGGAACCAAACGCCGGGCCCGCCATCGCGTACAGCCCGGCGCCGTATGCCTTCCGCACCACGACACAGATCTTGGGCACGGTGGCCTCGGAGATCGCCGCGACCATCTTCGCCCCGTGGCGGATGATGCCTGCCTTCTCCACGGCCGAACCGACCATGAAGCCGGGCACGTCGGTGAGGAACAGCAGCGGCACGTTGAACGCGTCGCAGGTGTTGACGAATCGGGCGGTCTTGTCGGCCGAGTCGGAGAACAGCACGCCGCCCTTGACCCCAGGGTTATTGGCGACGATGCCGATGGCCTTGCCGCCTAGGCGGGCAAAGCACGTGATCAGCTCTCCGGCCCAGTTCTTTTGGATCTCCAGCACGGAGCCTTCGTCGACCAGCCCGGTGATGTAGTCGTGCATGTCAAACGGCGTCGATTCGGCCTCGGGCACAATGTCACGCAGGTTATAGCCGGGCTTGGGTAGCTTCGCCACCGCCGTGGGAGGCTGTTCGCGCCAGTTCGACGGAAGGTAGGAAAGGTAGCGACGCACGTTGGCGATCGCCTCGTCCTCGTTGCGGCACAAGAAGTGCCCCACTCCGGATTCCTCGCAGTGGACTCGCGCGCCGCCCATGTCGTTGAGGGTGGTTTTCTCGCCGGTCACCATCTGCACCATGCGGGGCGAACCCAGGTACATCGACGCGTTGCCGTCGACCATGGCGACCACGTCGCAAAAGGCCGGAATATATGCGCCACCGGCAGCCGAGGGCCCGAAGAGGGCACACGCCTGCGGGATCTGGCCCGATGCGCGCACCTGCTCGTAGAAGATGCGGCCCGCGCCCCGGCGACCGGGGAACAGCTGCACTTGGTCGGTGATGCGCGCCCCGGCCGAGTCGATGAGATAGGCGATGGCGATCTGCTGGCGCTGCGCGTGCTCGATGGCGCGAATCATCTTCTCGACCGTCCGCGCGCCCCATGATCCGGCTTTGACGGTGGAGTCGTTGGCGATCACGACCACTGGGCGGCCTTGCACGGTGCCGGTGCCGGTGATGACGCCGTCGGCGGGTAGGCCCTTGGCGGTGTTGTTGGCGTATGCGCCGTCTTCGACGAACGAACCAGTGTCGACCAGTCGCCGGATGCGCTCGCGCGCGAAGTATT is a window encoding:
- a CDS encoding ABC transporter ATP-binding protein; protein product: MITFADVAFRYHELAPPVFSAASFTIEEGELCLIVGPTGSGKSTLLGCVNGLVPHFTGGIASGSVTVGGRDISRARPSELADLVGYVPQDPLSSFVTDEVELELAYTMEQLALSDTTMRKRVTEIVDLLSLSELRTRALATLSAGQRQRVAIGAALTAGPRILVLDEPTSALDPGAAEEVLSALHRLVHDLGITVLLAEHRLERVVQYADSALLLQNRTVTHGPVADILATSPVAPPVVRLGREQGWQPLPISIRSARRVAADVRAQLDHATPPGDDVIHGDTALDAAGITVDYPGVRAVNNLSFSARRGERVAIMGRNGCGKSSLLWALQGTGARSAGSLDVAGADPATLKPPQRRTLAGLVPSEPGDLLYAETVERECVNTDRAADVPAGTCRKILEDLIEEVDVSVHPRDLSEGQRLALALAVTLTAAPPLLLLDEPTRGLDYPAKAALARRLHDLADAGHLLIVTTHDVEFVAEFASRVAIMSDGEIVADGPAREVVAASPMFAPQVAKILPGWLTVEEVREALR
- a CDS encoding CbiQ family ECF transporter T component, giving the protein MSRPVSASVGATQRPGIRLHPVAWWAWALLLATTASQTVNPWILLLIIAVSGYVVFLCRGDEPWSGAWRIFLFIGLVAISIRMLFYLIFGGSDGTTVLFELPSIALGEWAQGFRLGGAVTAEGATAAAYDGLRLATLLVCIGAANSLASPKRMLRSMPAALYEISVAIVVALSVAPQLVASTVRVNRARALRGDTKRNPAHFMRTVVSPVLHEALDRALALAAAMSARGYGRSADIPPKSRALTSTLLLAGLIGLCIGAYGLLSAATAAPVAWTLLVVGVGLAVGGLIFASRRVPHTRYRPDPFGAREWSVVVAGACALAAVIVTAQLNPVGVWPVTDPLTMPSLPLLAALGVLAAAWPVVVAAQPKQSNFEESAA
- a CDS encoding TetR/AcrR family transcriptional regulator; amino-acid sequence: MDHPTTSDNDTALHIAMEVFQRQGFEATSMSDLVAATGMNRASLYSTFGSKHQLYLAALTYWRNRSEAQAHAVMGADDAFFDMLANVLKVVARQAREGNLMVSAAVELAAGDPLTSRRVRETWTKSEADLKRVLHQAKATGQLSASVDVEQLARTILVFLQGMYVVGRVEEEEGWVASAAQGIQALLKGA
- a CDS encoding ubiquinol-cytochrome c reductase iron-sulfur subunit; the protein is MTTDSANTADTTETSALSSEAAAPGARVARSLLASRRGLMCGALGLGAVGVLAACGSGPSENSGNGANTADDADPDTPLASTDEVPVGGGIIIGSIALVQPEPGQFEGFSTTCPHQGTAVNAPDGDGVMTCPAHGSQFSVNGELLNGPATEGLTPVDVEVRDGEIFAV
- a CDS encoding acyl-CoA dehydrogenase family protein — encoded protein: MDFRLTPDQRDFAAAVRDFVNKEVRPVSEQNYENHTFPTDLVRKLGELGVFGVTLPEEYGGAGGDMMLLGLAIEEIAKVDSSLAVTVEAGVTLGAEGIYHFGTDDQRKKWLPRIATQPGLVAFGLTEPEGGSDAGATKTRARVENGEWVIDGAKCFITNSGTDLTELIIVTAVTGERPDGRPEISAIVVPKGTPGLTVGKPYSKVGWNSSDTRPLFFDNCRVPEENLLGPRGKGFAQFLQLLDNGRIMLAALSAGMAQGCVDEALAYAKTRKAFGRYIGENQAIQFQLADMKLRAYTARLAWRDAAERAIAGKPYKDEAAMCKLHASDAAVENARAATQIFGGYGFMNETLVARHWRDSKILEIGEGTNEVQRMLIARGMGLK
- a CDS encoding acyl-CoA carboxylase subunit beta, yielding MSDTKDTVTSQDTEASASTPAKQESGASAERANGSNPAKPAAPSPAEVRKRVERGGAQKYHQVAATSGKYFARERIRRLVDTGSFVEDGAYANNTAKGLPADGVITGTGTVQGRPVVVIANDSTVKAGSWGARTVEKMIRAIEHAQRQQIAIAYLIDSAGARITDQVQLFPGRRGAGRIFYEQVRASGQIPQACALFGPSAAGGAYIPAFCDVVAMVDGNASMYLGSPRMVQMVTGEKTTLNDMGGARVHCEESGVGHFLCRNEDEAIANVRRYLSYLPSNWREQPPTAVAKLPKPGYNLRDIVPEAESTPFDMHDYITGLVDEGSVLEIQKNWAGELITCFARLGGKAIGIVANNPGVKGGVLFSDSADKTARFVNTCDAFNVPLLFLTDVPGFMVGSAVEKAGIIRHGAKMVAAISEATVPKICVVVRKAYGAGLYAMAGPAFGSDATLALPTAKIAVMGAEAAVNAVYFKKIADIADPEERERFVQAKRDEYETDIDLLRLASELIIDDIVEPEHLRGDLIARYAHAAKKDRTFGDRRHPITPV